The following are encoded together in the Kribbella sp. CA-293567 genome:
- a CDS encoding discoidin domain-containing protein encodes MRKALWIAAATAVASTGLIATAAQAAVPSDVVPSIPGCTTAPSVARAVASTAEDINPAAHAVDGSLSTRWSGYGEGAALTLDLGTAQSLCGVKIAWYKGDQRWNDHTIYTSTDGTTYTKVWAGRSSGGTADHESYPFAEAVSARYVRISFWQSAQGLWGSISEARALTAGSTEPPPAGQTKVVAAVGDIANSCTGSSCPQAKTAARVKAISPDSILTLGDQANGAYSQFTNYFAPSWGPLKDKVKPTPGNHEYDDSAAAGYFRYFGSAAKPNGTSWYSFDLGDWHIVSLNSEDQRRAGSSQLEWLKSDLAASNKRCVLAYWHRPKFSSGSEHGNFPNMKPFWDTLYAARAELILNGHDHDYERFAPQTPDGAANPAGPRQFVVGTGGSALRPFKAKVKNSEVRIAQQHGVLRLELASDNYSWKFVTAAGAELDSGSAKCN; translated from the coding sequence ATGCGCAAAGCACTCTGGATCGCGGCGGCTACCGCCGTCGCGTCCACGGGTTTGATCGCGACGGCGGCACAGGCAGCAGTGCCGTCGGACGTCGTGCCCTCGATCCCCGGCTGCACCACTGCTCCCTCCGTCGCCCGCGCCGTCGCCAGCACCGCAGAGGACATCAACCCCGCCGCCCATGCCGTCGACGGCAGCCTCTCGACCCGTTGGTCGGGGTACGGCGAGGGTGCCGCCCTGACCCTCGACCTGGGGACAGCACAGTCCCTGTGTGGCGTGAAGATCGCCTGGTACAAGGGCGATCAGCGCTGGAACGACCACACGATCTACACCTCGACCGACGGTACGACCTACACGAAGGTGTGGGCCGGACGCAGCTCGGGCGGCACCGCTGACCACGAGTCCTACCCGTTCGCCGAAGCCGTTTCCGCCCGCTATGTCCGGATCTCGTTCTGGCAGAGCGCCCAAGGCCTGTGGGGCAGCATCTCGGAGGCACGGGCGCTGACGGCGGGCAGCACCGAGCCACCGCCGGCCGGCCAGACCAAGGTGGTCGCAGCGGTCGGGGACATCGCGAACTCCTGCACCGGCAGCTCCTGCCCGCAGGCGAAGACCGCCGCTCGGGTCAAGGCGATCTCGCCCGACAGCATCCTCACCCTCGGCGACCAGGCCAACGGTGCCTATTCGCAGTTCACCAACTACTTCGCCCCGTCGTGGGGACCGCTGAAGGACAAGGTCAAGCCGACCCCGGGCAATCACGAGTACGACGACTCGGCCGCGGCCGGCTACTTCCGGTACTTCGGCAGCGCCGCCAAGCCGAACGGCACCAGTTGGTACAGCTTCGACCTCGGCGACTGGCACATCGTCTCGCTCAACTCCGAGGACCAGCGCCGGGCCGGCAGCAGCCAGCTCGAGTGGCTGAAGAGCGACCTGGCCGCCAGCAACAAGCGGTGCGTGCTGGCCTATTGGCACCGGCCCAAGTTCAGCTCCGGTTCCGAACACGGCAATTTCCCCAACATGAAGCCGTTCTGGGACACGTTGTACGCCGCCCGCGCCGAGCTGATCCTGAACGGGCACGATCACGACTACGAGCGGTTCGCCCCGCAGACCCCGGACGGGGCCGCGAACCCGGCAGGTCCGCGGCAGTTCGTCGTCGGCACCGGTGGCAGCGCCCTGCGCCCGTTCAAGGCGAAGGTGAAGAACAGTGAAGTGCGCATCGCGCAGCAGCACGGCGTACTGCGGCTGGAGCTTGCCTCCGACAACTACTCGTGGAAGTTCGTCACCGCCGCCGGGGCAGAACTCGATTCCGGCTCTGCGAAGTGCAACTGA